A single genomic interval of Bradyrhizobium sp. AZCC 1693 harbors:
- a CDS encoding cation transporter has translation MHKVFARTAFAIGIIASPAALAEDRTIILAVSNMDCAACPSIVKSSLQAVPGVAKVAVSFKEKTATIVYDDAKTDVSRLMSATTNAGYPSAPKS, from the coding sequence ATGCATAAGGTGTTCGCCCGCACAGCGTTTGCAATCGGCATCATCGCTTCGCCGGCAGCATTGGCCGAAGACAGAACGATCATCCTGGCGGTGAGCAACATGGACTGCGCCGCATGCCCTTCCATCGTCAAGAGCAGCTTGCAAGCTGTTCCCGGCGTCGCCAAGGTTGCCGTGTCGTTCAAAGAAAAGACGGCAACGATCGTCTATGACGATGCCAAAACCGATGTGAGCCGGTTGATGTCGGCGACGACCAACGCCGGCTATCCGTCCGCGCCGAAGAGTTGA
- a CDS encoding mercuric transporter MerT family protein — MKFNEVDHFDDNRRRQSLVAAGGLLGALAASSCCILPLVLFGLGVSGAWIGNFTRIAPYQPFFIAATLMLLGYGYWLVYRPSTRACADLEACARPVSDRIVKTALVLATILVAAAFGLDLIAPLFLNS, encoded by the coding sequence ATGAAATTCAACGAAGTTGATCACTTTGACGATAACCGACGGCGGCAAAGTCTGGTGGCCGCGGGCGGCCTACTTGGCGCGCTGGCAGCGTCCTCCTGCTGTATCCTCCCGCTGGTCCTGTTCGGTCTTGGCGTTAGCGGCGCATGGATCGGGAATTTCACCCGGATCGCCCCCTATCAGCCCTTCTTCATCGCTGCGACGCTCATGCTGCTCGGATACGGCTATTGGCTGGTCTACCGACCTTCAACGCGCGCCTGCGCCGATTTGGAAGCGTGCGCGCGCCCGGTTTCGGATCGCATCGTCAAAACGGCGCTCGTCCTGGCGACGATCCTCGTCGCCGCCGCGTTTGGCCTCGACCTCATCGCGCCACTCTTTCTCAATTCGTAA
- a CDS encoding MerR family transcriptional regulator — translation MPPITSSRAENLSIGELSRLSGVNIETIRYYERIKMLPTPPRTASGRRVYGPAEKRALGFIRRSRELGFTLEEIRALLALSGPERACCADVHKIASAHLKNVRSKLADLVKLESVLAETVAQCSDGTSPDCPVLDILDADR, via the coding sequence ATGCCCCCCATCACGTCTTCGCGAGCCGAAAATCTTTCAATCGGCGAGCTGTCCCGGCTTAGCGGCGTGAACATTGAGACCATCCGCTACTACGAGCGGATCAAGATGCTGCCGACGCCACCCCGAACGGCGAGCGGCCGGCGGGTTTACGGTCCAGCCGAAAAACGGGCATTGGGTTTCATCCGGCGTTCTCGCGAGCTCGGCTTCACGCTGGAGGAGATCCGGGCCTTGCTCGCCTTGAGCGGACCGGAGCGCGCCTGCTGTGCCGACGTACACAAGATCGCAAGCGCCCATCTGAAAAACGTTCGCAGCAAACTTGCGGACCTCGTTAAGCTCGAGTCCGTTTTGGCGGAAACGGTTGCGCAATGCAGTGACGGAACGAGCCCCGATTGCCCGGTGCTCGATATTCTGGATGCAGACAGGTAA
- a CDS encoding amidohydrolase family protein, translated as MRSAARGAAVLIALAFIASPARADEPIEIFDAHMHYNWEPKPYYSVDEVLALFKEHRVTGILATSRPNAGTHALMDAKAPGLQIVPFIRPYRVRADIQTWFGDPFIFDLVQEEFKRGYYRGIGEFHISGKAAEGEWVKKTVDFAVANDLYLHAHADDVAVEILMRHNPRARIIWAHTGFGLSIDRVAEMLSKYPKLWGELSYRSGIVDGSGKLTVEWRALFERYPDRFLLGSDTWINERWERYGEIMAGYRAWLAQLPPEIAAQIANDNAKALFGAGR; from the coding sequence ATGCGGTCGGCTGCGCGGGGCGCAGCTGTCCTGATCGCGCTGGCGTTCATCGCCAGCCCGGCCCGCGCCGACGAGCCGATCGAAATCTTCGACGCCCATATGCACTACAATTGGGAGCCGAAGCCCTATTACAGCGTCGATGAGGTGCTGGCGCTGTTCAAAGAACATCGCGTCACCGGCATCCTCGCGACCAGCCGTCCCAACGCCGGCACGCACGCCCTGATGGATGCGAAGGCGCCGGGCCTGCAGATCGTCCCCTTCATCCGGCCCTACCGCGTGCGCGCGGACATCCAGACCTGGTTCGGCGATCCCTTCATCTTCGACCTCGTGCAGGAGGAGTTCAAGCGCGGCTATTACCGCGGTATCGGCGAGTTTCACATCTCTGGCAAGGCAGCCGAAGGCGAATGGGTCAAGAAGACCGTCGACTTCGCCGTCGCCAACGACCTTTATCTGCACGCCCATGCCGACGATGTCGCCGTCGAAATCCTGATGCGGCACAATCCGCGCGCCCGCATCATCTGGGCCCATACCGGCTTTGGCTTGTCGATCGACCGCGTTGCCGAAATGCTGTCAAAATATCCAAAGCTGTGGGGCGAACTGTCCTACCGCAGCGGCATTGTGGACGGCAGCGGCAAGCTGACGGTGGAATGGCGCGCGCTGTTTGAGCGTTACCCGGATCGCTTCCTGCTCGGCTCCGACACCTGGATCAATGAACGCTGGGAGCGTTACGGCGAGATCATGGCCGGCTACCGGGCCTGGCTCGCGCAGTTGCCGCCAGAGATCGCCGCACAGATTGCTAACGACAATGCGAAGGCGCTGTTCGGCGCCGGGCGCTGA
- a CDS encoding efflux RND transporter periplasmic adaptor subunit, whose product MKKRTLIVLVGAIAIATAAGFITRSSWMGGSSNAQGPQRQRMVSVELAKAERKSMPVDVDAIGMVTPISSVALKSRLETTIVAVHFEDGAKVSEGDLLFTLDSRQIDAQIEQAEGVLAKDQAQLEGAQRDLRRFNDLVAKGATTQVNVDNARTQSDILTGTIKADQAALDNLKVQKSYTTIRAPFAGRISAANVKVGNFVRPADTTALAVINQMAPVYVTFSVPQRVLVDLREAMAKGVSGVTATIPGHQRSESGKVAMVENTVDMATGMVTVRGIMANENETLWPGTLVATKLVIRTEDSVVVPTVAVQRSQSGNFVFVVKDGTAKVQPVKVDRTAQGMSVISEGLAGDESVVTDGQLLLSDGSRVEPRAKKAGA is encoded by the coding sequence ATGAAAAAGCGTACCTTGATAGTTCTTGTCGGCGCCATCGCCATTGCCACGGCGGCCGGCTTTATCACCCGCTCCTCGTGGATGGGCGGCAGCAGCAACGCCCAGGGCCCGCAGCGGCAGCGGATGGTTTCCGTCGAACTGGCCAAGGCGGAGCGCAAATCCATGCCCGTCGATGTCGATGCGATCGGAATGGTGACGCCGATCTCCAGCGTGGCGCTGAAGTCGCGGCTGGAGACCACCATCGTTGCGGTTCATTTCGAGGACGGCGCCAAGGTCAGCGAAGGCGATCTGCTGTTCACGCTGGACAGCCGCCAGATCGACGCCCAGATCGAGCAGGCCGAGGGCGTGCTCGCCAAGGACCAGGCGCAGCTCGAGGGCGCGCAACGCGACCTCCGCCGCTTCAACGATCTCGTCGCCAAGGGCGCCACCACGCAGGTCAATGTCGACAACGCCAGGACGCAGTCCGACATCCTGACCGGCACCATCAAGGCCGATCAGGCCGCCCTCGACAATCTGAAGGTCCAGAAAAGCTACACCACGATCCGCGCGCCGTTTGCAGGGCGCATCAGCGCCGCCAATGTGAAGGTCGGCAATTTCGTGCGGCCGGCCGATACCACCGCGCTTGCAGTCATCAACCAGATGGCGCCGGTCTATGTGACCTTCTCTGTTCCGCAGCGCGTGCTGGTGGACCTGCGCGAGGCCATGGCCAAGGGCGTCTCGGGCGTGACCGCGACCATTCCCGGCCATCAGCGCTCCGAGAGCGGCAAAGTCGCGATGGTCGAAAACACCGTGGATATGGCCACCGGCATGGTCACCGTGCGCGGCATCATGGCCAACGAGAACGAGACGTTGTGGCCGGGCACCCTGGTTGCGACCAAGCTCGTCATCCGCACCGAGGATTCGGTCGTGGTGCCGACGGTCGCCGTGCAGCGCAGCCAGAGCGGCAATTTCGTCTTCGTGGTCAAGGACGGCACGGCCAAGGTCCAGCCGGTCAAGGTCGACCGCACCGCGCAGGGCATGTCGGTGATTTCCGAAGGACTCGCTGGCGACGAGAGCGTCGTGACGGACGGCCAATTGCTGCTGTCGGACGGATCGCGGGTCGAGCCGCGGGCTAAGAAGGCCGGGGCGTAA
- the xth gene encoding exodeoxyribonuclease III, whose product MRIATWNVNSIRQRLDHLLTWLKECSPDVVCLQEIKCVDEAFPRLEIEALGYNVVTHGQKTFNGVALLSKLPFDETKLGLAGDDEDAHARFLEGVVTLKTGVMRIACLYLPNGNPPDTDKYPYKLKWMSRLLEYSKERLKAEEPLVLAGDFNVIPAARDVYNPTAWASDALFRPETREAFQSLLGLGLTDALRAVTDEPNLYTFWDYQAGAWQKNWGLRIDHLLLSPQASDRLTHVGVDSYVRAWEKPSDHVPVWADFDLETA is encoded by the coding sequence ATGCGTATTGCCACGTGGAACGTCAATTCGATCCGGCAGCGGCTCGACCATCTCCTGACCTGGCTCAAGGAGTGCTCGCCGGACGTCGTCTGCCTGCAGGAAATCAAATGCGTCGACGAGGCGTTCCCACGGCTGGAGATCGAGGCGCTCGGCTACAACGTCGTCACCCACGGCCAGAAGACCTTCAATGGCGTCGCACTCTTGTCGAAACTGCCATTCGACGAGACCAAATTGGGTCTGGCCGGCGACGACGAGGACGCCCACGCCAGGTTCCTCGAAGGCGTGGTGACGCTGAAGACCGGCGTGATGCGCATCGCCTGCCTCTATCTGCCCAACGGAAACCCGCCGGACACGGACAAATATCCCTATAAACTCAAATGGATGTCGCGCCTTCTTGAGTATTCGAAGGAGCGCCTTAAGGCGGAAGAACCGCTGGTGCTCGCAGGCGACTTCAACGTCATTCCGGCCGCTCGCGACGTCTATAACCCCACGGCCTGGGCCAGCGACGCGCTGTTCCGCCCCGAGACGCGCGAGGCCTTCCAGTCGCTGCTCGGCCTCGGGCTGACGGACGCGTTGCGCGCGGTGACCGACGAGCCGAACCTCTACACGTTCTGGGACTACCAGGCGGGCGCCTGGCAGAAGAACTGGGGCCTTCGAATCGACCACCTCCTGCTGTCGCCGCAAGCCAGCGACCGCCTGACCCATGTCGGCGTCGACAGCTATGTGCGGGCCTGGGAGAAGCCGTCCGACCACGTGCCGGTGTGGGCGGATTTCGACCTGGAGACGGCTTGA
- a CDS encoding GNAT family N-acetyltransferase, which produces MAAWAVQKGNSLLLAIEGDAVLGVGSVTDPGEITLNYVAPDARFRGVSRALLKALEARAVARGNTRCTLTSTETAHRFYQSAGYVDDGVPTGKFGTRAGYPMSKQLVAAP; this is translated from the coding sequence GTGGCCGCGTGGGCCGTGCAGAAAGGCAACTCGCTGCTGCTCGCCATCGAGGGCGATGCCGTCCTCGGGGTGGGATCGGTGACGGACCCAGGCGAGATCACGCTGAACTATGTGGCACCCGATGCACGATTTCGCGGCGTCAGCCGTGCCTTGCTGAAGGCGCTCGAAGCCAGGGCGGTGGCGCGAGGCAACACGCGTTGCACGCTCACCAGCACCGAGACGGCGCATCGCTTCTATCAGTCGGCTGGTTATGTTGACGACGGAGTGCCGACAGGCAAGTTCGGCACGCGCGCTGGCTATCCGATGTCGAAGCAGCTTGTCGCTGCGCCATAG
- a CDS encoding tetratricopeptide repeat protein produces the protein MRTSRRIIFALMLGATPVAAPGFAFDGAPVKPDATLPMGSQPAAAQAVTAQALKKVPPAAATATATAVAAPSLNSLQYAAEGGHPVAQWKLGRMYADGDGVIQDDLRAFEYFSRIANAHAEDSPSAPQATIVANAFVALGRYYLNGIPNSKIKPDTDRAREMFSYAASYFGNADAQYDLARLYLKTPDASRDDFRYGARWLGLAAQKGQHQAQAMLGQMLFNGDRLPRQAARGLMWLTLARDNAAPDESWIRESYNRAFTKASDEDRAVALQMLEHWVQGKKD, from the coding sequence ATGCGGACATCTAGGCGTATCATATTTGCGTTGATGCTAGGGGCCACGCCGGTGGCGGCTCCCGGATTCGCATTTGATGGCGCGCCGGTGAAGCCGGACGCCACGCTGCCCATGGGGAGCCAGCCCGCCGCCGCGCAAGCCGTCACGGCCCAGGCCCTGAAGAAGGTCCCGCCGGCAGCGGCGACTGCGACAGCAACTGCGGTTGCCGCGCCCTCTCTGAACTCGCTGCAATACGCCGCCGAGGGCGGCCATCCCGTGGCGCAGTGGAAGCTCGGCCGGATGTATGCCGATGGCGATGGCGTCATCCAGGATGACCTGCGCGCCTTCGAATATTTCAGCCGCATCGCCAACGCGCATGCGGAGGACAGCCCGTCGGCGCCGCAGGCGACGATCGTCGCCAACGCGTTCGTGGCGCTGGGACGCTACTACCTCAACGGCATCCCGAATTCCAAGATCAAGCCGGATACCGATCGCGCCCGGGAGATGTTCTCCTATGCCGCGTCCTATTTCGGCAACGCCGACGCGCAATACGATCTGGCGCGGCTTTACCTGAAGACGCCGGACGCCTCGCGGGATGATTTCCGCTATGGCGCGCGCTGGCTTGGTCTGGCCGCCCAGAAGGGCCAGCATCAGGCGCAGGCCATGCTCGGCCAGATGCTGTTCAACGGCGACCGGCTGCCGCGGCAGGCGGCGCGCGGCCTGATGTGGCTGACGCTGGCGCGCGACAACGCCGCCCCCGACGAGAGCTGGATCCGCGAAAGCTATAACCGCGCTTTCACCAAGGCCTCCGACGAGGACCGCGCCGTGGCGTTGCAGATGCTCGAGCACTGGGTGCAGGGCAAGAAGGACTGA
- the ilvD gene encoding dihydroxy-acid dehydratase: protein MDAKTDIKKRLPSRHVTEGPERAPHRSYLYAMGLTTQQIHQPFVGVASCWNEAAPCNISLMRQAQAVKKGVAAAGGTPREFCTITVTDGIAMGHDGMRSSLPSRECIADSVELTVRGHAYDALVGLAGCDKSLPGMMMAMVRLNVPSIFIYGGSILPGNFRGQQVTVQDMFEAVGKHSVGEMSDADLDEIERVACPSAGACGAQFTANTMATVSEAIGLALPYSAGAPAPYEIRDAFCAAAGEKILELIAANIRPRDIVTRRALENAAAVVAASGGSTNAALHLPAIAHECGIKFDLFDVAEIFKKTPYVADLKPGGRYVAKDMFEVGGIPLLMKTLLDNGHLHGDCITVTGRTIAENLKSVKWNPHQDVVRSADNPITVTGGVVGLKGNLAPEGAIVKVAGMSKLKFTGPARCFDREEDAFESVQKRTYKEGEVIVIRYEGPRGGPGMREMLSTTAALTGQGMGGKVALITDGRFSGATRGFCIGHVGPEAAVGGPIALLQNGDIIEIDAEAGFLNVKLTDAELAERKTKWAPRQTNHASGALWKYAQQVGPAVDGAVTHPGGAHEKQCYADI from the coding sequence ATGGACGCCAAGACCGACATCAAGAAGAGGTTGCCGAGCCGTCACGTGACGGAGGGGCCGGAACGCGCCCCCCATCGGTCCTATCTCTACGCGATGGGGCTGACCACCCAGCAGATCCACCAGCCTTTCGTCGGCGTCGCGTCCTGCTGGAACGAGGCCGCGCCCTGCAATATCTCGCTGATGCGCCAGGCGCAGGCGGTCAAGAAGGGCGTCGCGGCTGCCGGCGGCACCCCGCGCGAATTCTGCACCATTACCGTTACCGACGGCATCGCCATGGGCCATGACGGCATGCGCTCGTCGCTGCCGTCCCGCGAGTGCATCGCCGACTCGGTCGAACTGACCGTTCGCGGCCATGCCTATGACGCCTTGGTCGGGCTTGCCGGCTGCGACAAATCGCTGCCGGGCATGATGATGGCGATGGTTCGACTCAACGTACCCTCGATCTTCATTTATGGCGGCTCGATCCTGCCGGGCAATTTCCGTGGCCAGCAGGTCACGGTGCAGGACATGTTCGAGGCCGTGGGCAAGCATTCGGTCGGCGAAATGTCGGATGCCGACCTCGACGAAATCGAGCGGGTGGCCTGTCCCTCGGCCGGGGCGTGCGGCGCACAATTCACTGCTAACACCATGGCGACGGTGTCCGAGGCGATCGGGCTGGCGCTGCCCTATTCGGCCGGGGCGCCAGCGCCTTACGAGATTCGCGACGCGTTTTGCGCCGCCGCCGGCGAGAAGATCCTGGAGCTGATCGCAGCCAACATCCGGCCGCGCGATATCGTCACCCGACGCGCGCTGGAAAACGCCGCCGCCGTCGTTGCCGCCTCCGGCGGATCGACCAATGCTGCGCTGCACCTGCCGGCCATCGCGCACGAGTGCGGCATTAAGTTTGACTTATTCGATGTCGCCGAAATCTTCAAAAAGACACCGTATGTCGCGGATTTGAAGCCGGGGGGCCGTTATGTTGCCAAAGACATGTTCGAGGTTGGCGGCATACCGCTTCTGATGAAGACGCTGCTCGACAATGGCCACCTCCACGGAGATTGCATCACCGTCACGGGCCGTACGATCGCCGAAAACCTCAAGAGCGTGAAATGGAATCCGCACCAGGATGTGGTGCGGTCCGCCGACAACCCGATCACCGTCACGGGAGGCGTTGTCGGGCTGAAGGGTAATCTCGCGCCGGAGGGTGCGATCGTGAAGGTCGCGGGCATGTCGAAGCTGAAATTTACCGGTCCGGCGCGCTGCTTTGATCGCGAAGAGGACGCCTTCGAGTCGGTCCAGAAGCGGACCTACAAAGAGGGCGAGGTCATCGTGATCCGCTACGAGGGGCCGCGCGGCGGTCCCGGCATGCGGGAGATGCTCTCGACCACGGCGGCGCTGACCGGGCAGGGGATGGGCGGCAAGGTCGCCCTGATCACCGACGGCCGGTTCTCGGGCGCCACCCGCGGCTTCTGCATCGGCCATGTCGGACCGGAGGCAGCTGTGGGCGGACCGATCGCCCTGTTGCAGAATGGTGACATTATCGAGATCGACGCCGAGGCTGGATTCCTTAACGTAAAATTGACCGACGCCGAACTCGCCGAACGTAAAACCAAATGGGCGCCTCGACAGACTAACCATGCGTCGGGTGCGCTGTGGAAATATGCCCAACAGGTTGGGCCGGCGGTGGACGGGGCTGTGACCCATCCTGGCGGTGCGCACGAGAAACAGTGTTATGCGGACATCTAG